A region from the Citrobacter koseri ATCC BAA-895 genome encodes:
- the lolB gene encoding lipoprotein insertase outer membrane protein LolB, protein MTLPDFRLIRLLPLASLVLTACTINAPKGPGKSPDSPQWRQHQQDVRKLNQYQTRGAFAYISDDQKVYARFFWQQTGQDRYRLLLTNPLGSTELELNAQPGNVQLVDNKGQRYTADDAEEMIGKLTGMPIPLNSLRQWILGLPGDATDYTLDDQYRLSEVNYHQDGKNWKVVYSGYDSKTQPAMPANMELSDGSQRIKLKMDNWIVK, encoded by the coding sequence ATGACCCTGCCTGATTTTCGCCTGATCCGCCTGCTCCCGCTGGCTAGCCTGGTCCTCACCGCCTGTACGATCAATGCGCCGAAAGGTCCTGGCAAAAGTCCCGACTCCCCTCAGTGGCGTCAGCATCAGCAGGACGTGCGCAAGTTGAATCAGTATCAGACGCGTGGCGCGTTTGCTTATATCTCCGACGATCAGAAAGTGTATGCCCGCTTCTTCTGGCAGCAAACCGGTCAGGATCGCTACCGTCTGCTGTTGACCAATCCGCTGGGCAGTACCGAACTGGAGCTGAACGCCCAGCCGGGCAATGTGCAACTGGTCGATAATAAAGGGCAGCGTTACACCGCCGACGACGCCGAAGAGATGATCGGCAAGCTGACCGGAATGCCCATTCCGCTTAACAGCTTACGCCAGTGGATCCTCGGTCTGCCGGGCGACGCCACCGATTACACCCTCGACGACCAGTACCGCCTGAGCGAAGTGAACTACCACCAGGACGGTAAAAACTGGAAAGTGGTATACAGCGGATACGACAGTAAAACGCAGCCCGCCATGCCGGCAAATATGGAACTCTCTGACGGCAGTCAGCGCATCAAACTGAAGATGGATAACTGGATTGTAAAATGA
- the chaA gene encoding sodium-potassium/proton antiporter ChaA, protein MTHAHEAVKTRHKETSLIFPVLALVVLFLWGSSQSLPVVIGINILALIGILSSAFSVVRHADVLAHRLGEPYGSLILSLSVVILEVSLISALMATGDAAPTLMRDTLYSIIMIVTGGLVGFSLLLGGRKFATQYMNLFGIKQYLIALFPLAIIVLVFPMALPGANFTTAQALLVALISAAMYGVFLLIQTKTHQSLFVYEHEDESDDDDPHHGKPSAHSNIWHAVWLIVHLIAVIAVTKMNANPLETLLTELNAPVAFTGFLVALLILSPEGLGALKAVLNNQVQRAMNLFFGSVLATISLTVPVVTLIAWATGNDLLFGLGAPEMVVMVASLVLCHISFSTGRTNVLNGAAHLALFIAYLMTIFA, encoded by the coding sequence ATGACACACGCACATGAGGCGGTGAAAACCCGCCACAAGGAGACCTCGCTTATTTTCCCGGTTCTGGCACTGGTGGTGCTGTTCTTATGGGGAAGCAGTCAGTCACTACCAGTGGTCATCGGTATTAATATACTTGCCCTTATTGGTATTTTAAGCAGCGCTTTCAGCGTTGTCCGCCATGCGGATGTATTAGCGCACCGACTCGGCGAACCTTACGGTTCCCTTATCTTAAGTCTTTCTGTCGTTATTCTGGAAGTGAGTTTAATTTCCGCATTGATGGCCACCGGCGACGCCGCGCCAACACTGATGCGCGATACGCTCTATTCAATCATCATGATTGTAACTGGCGGACTGGTCGGTTTTTCTCTGCTGCTTGGCGGTCGTAAATTCGCCACGCAATATATGAACCTGTTTGGCATTAAACAGTATTTAATTGCCCTGTTTCCGCTGGCGATTATCGTGCTGGTCTTCCCTATGGCGTTGCCAGGGGCGAATTTTACTACGGCTCAGGCGCTGTTAGTGGCGCTTATTTCCGCCGCGATGTACGGCGTTTTCCTGCTGATTCAGACGAAAACGCACCAGAGTTTATTCGTTTACGAGCATGAAGATGAAAGTGATGACGATGACCCGCACCACGGCAAACCGTCCGCGCACAGCAACATCTGGCACGCTGTATGGCTGATCGTACATCTGATTGCCGTTATCGCCGTGACGAAAATGAACGCCAATCCGCTGGAGACACTGTTAACCGAACTGAATGCGCCAGTGGCATTTACCGGTTTCCTCGTGGCCTTGCTGATCCTCTCCCCTGAAGGGCTGGGCGCGCTGAAAGCGGTGTTGAATAACCAGGTACAGCGAGCCATGAACCTGTTCTTTGGTTCGGTACTGGCAACCATCTCCCTGACCGTACCGGTGGTGACGCTGATTGCATGGGCTACCGGAAATGACCTGCTCTTCGGTTTGGGCGCCCCGGAGATGGTGGTAATGGTGGCCTCGCTGGTGCTGTGCCACATTTCTTTCTCGACCGGGCGAACCAATGTGTTGAACGGCGCGGCGCATCTGGCTCTGTTTATCGCTTACCTGATGACCATTTTTGCCTGA
- the prs gene encoding ribose-phosphate diphosphokinase — protein sequence MPDMKLFAGNATPELAQRIANRLYTSLGDAAVGRFSDGEVSVQINENVRGGDIFIIQSTCAPTNDNLMELVVMVDALRRASAGRITAVIPYFGYARQDRRVRSARVPITAKVVADFLSSVGVDRVLTVDLHAEQIQGFFDVPVDNVFGSPILLEDMLQLNLDNPIVVSPDIGGVVRARAIAKLLNDTDMAIIDKRRPRANVSQVMHIIGDVAGRDCVLVDDMIDTGGTLCKAAEALKERGAKRVFAYATHPIFSGNAANNLRNSVIDEVVVCDTIPLTDEIKALPNVRTLTLSGMLAEAIRRISNEESISAMFEH from the coding sequence GTGCCTGATATGAAGCTTTTTGCTGGTAACGCCACCCCGGAACTAGCACAACGTATTGCCAACCGCCTGTACACTTCTCTCGGCGACGCCGCTGTAGGTCGCTTTAGCGACGGCGAAGTCAGCGTACAAATTAACGAAAATGTACGCGGTGGTGATATTTTCATCATCCAGTCCACTTGTGCCCCTACTAACGACAACCTGATGGAATTGGTTGTTATGGTCGATGCGCTGCGCCGTGCTTCCGCAGGCCGTATCACCGCCGTTATCCCTTACTTTGGCTATGCGCGTCAGGACCGTCGTGTACGTTCCGCTCGTGTACCGATTACCGCAAAAGTCGTCGCTGACTTCTTGTCCAGCGTTGGCGTTGACCGCGTTCTCACCGTTGACCTGCATGCTGAACAGATCCAGGGCTTCTTTGACGTTCCGGTTGATAACGTATTCGGTAGCCCAATTCTGTTAGAAGATATGCTGCAACTGAACCTGGATAACCCGATTGTGGTTTCTCCAGATATCGGTGGCGTTGTGCGTGCCCGCGCTATCGCTAAGCTGCTGAACGATACCGATATGGCGATCATCGACAAACGTCGTCCGCGCGCTAACGTTTCTCAGGTGATGCACATCATCGGTGACGTTGCCGGCCGCGACTGCGTACTGGTTGATGATATGATCGATACCGGTGGTACGCTGTGCAAAGCAGCAGAAGCACTGAAAGAACGTGGTGCCAAACGCGTATTCGCCTACGCGACTCACCCGATTTTCTCAGGCAATGCGGCAAACAACCTGCGCAATTCGGTGATTGATGAAGTCGTTGTCTGTGACACCATTCCACTGACCGACGAAATTAAAGCACTGCCGAACGTGCGCACGTTGACACTGTCGGGTATGCTGGCCGAAGCGATTCGTCGTATCAGCAACGAAGAATCCATTTCAGCTATGTTCGAACACTAA
- the kdsA gene encoding 3-deoxy-8-phosphooctulonate synthase, whose product MKQKVVSIGDINVANDLPFVLFGGMNVLESRDLAMRICEHYVTVTQKLGIPYVFKASFDKANRSSIHSYRGPGLEEGMKIFQELKQTFGVKVITDVHEASQAQPVADVVDVIQLPAFLARQTDLVEAMAKTGAVINVKKPQFVSPGQMGNIVDKFHEGGNDKVILCDRGANFGYDNLVVDMLGFSVMKKVSGNSPVIFDVTHALQCRDPFGAASGGRRAQVTELARAGMAVGLAGLFIEAHPDPEHAKCDGPSALPLAKLEPFLKQIKAIDDLVKSFGELDTEH is encoded by the coding sequence ATGAAACAAAAAGTGGTTAGCATTGGCGACATCAACGTGGCAAATGACCTGCCATTCGTGCTGTTTGGCGGTATGAACGTGCTGGAATCACGCGATCTGGCGATGCGTATCTGTGAACACTACGTAACCGTGACCCAGAAGCTGGGTATTCCTTATGTGTTCAAAGCCTCTTTTGATAAAGCCAACCGTTCCTCTATTCACTCTTACCGTGGCCCGGGTCTGGAAGAAGGGATGAAGATTTTCCAGGAACTGAAACAAACGTTTGGCGTGAAAGTGATCACCGACGTTCATGAAGCCAGTCAGGCGCAGCCTGTCGCCGACGTGGTGGATGTCATTCAGCTTCCGGCATTCCTCGCTCGCCAGACCGACCTGGTGGAAGCGATGGCAAAAACCGGCGCGGTCATTAACGTGAAAAAACCGCAGTTCGTCAGCCCCGGTCAGATGGGCAATATCGTGGACAAATTCCACGAAGGCGGCAACGATAAAGTGATCCTGTGCGATCGCGGTGCGAACTTCGGCTACGACAACCTGGTTGTTGATATGCTGGGCTTTAGCGTGATGAAGAAAGTTTCCGGTAACTCGCCTGTTATTTTCGACGTCACCCATGCGTTGCAGTGCCGCGACCCGTTTGGCGCCGCGTCCGGCGGTCGTCGCGCGCAGGTTACCGAACTGGCGCGCGCCGGTATGGCGGTAGGTCTGGCCGGTTTGTTCATTGAAGCGCACCCGGACCCGGAGCATGCGAAATGTGACGGTCCGTCCGCGCTGCCGTTAGCGAAGCTGGAACCGTTCCTGAAACAAATTAAAGCGATTGACGATCTGGTGAAAAGCTTCGGCGAGCTGGATACCGAACACTAA
- the dauA gene encoding C4-dicarboxylic acid transporter DauA, which translates to MNRIFSSHVMPFRALIDACWKEKYTASRFTRDVIAGVTVGIIAIPLAMALAIGSGVAPQYGLYTSAVAGIVIALTGGSRFSVSGPTAAFVVILYPVSQQFGLAGLLVATLMSGVFLILFGLARFGRLIEYIPVSVTLGFTSGIGITIGTMQIKDFLGLQMAHVPEHYLQKVGALVMALPTINPGDAAIGVVTLGMLIFWPRLGIRLPGHLPALLAGCAVMAVVNLLGGHVATIGSQFHYVLADGSQGNGIPQLLPQLVLPWNLPDSDFTLSWDSLRALLPAAFSMAMLGAIESLLCAVVLDGMTGTKHKANSELIGQGLGNIVAPFFGGITATAAIARSAANVRAGATSPISAVIHAILVILALLALAPLLSWLPLSAMAALLLMVAWNMSEAHKVVDLLRHAPKDDIIVMMMCMSLTVLFDMVIAISVGIVLASLLFMRRIARMTRLAAVNITVPDDVLVLRVIGPLFFAAAEGLFTDLESRIEGKRIVVLKWDAVPVLDAGGLDAFQRFVKRLPEGCELRVSNVEFQPLRTMARAGIKPIPGRLAFFPNKDAALADI; encoded by the coding sequence GTGAACAGAATATTTTCCTCACATGTGATGCCTTTCCGCGCCCTCATCGACGCTTGCTGGAAAGAAAAATATACCGCCTCACGGTTCACCCGTGATGTGATTGCCGGGGTAACCGTCGGGATCATCGCTATCCCGCTGGCGATGGCGCTGGCAATTGGCAGTGGTGTTGCACCGCAGTACGGTCTTTATACGTCCGCTGTGGCGGGGATTGTTATTGCCTTAACCGGCGGGTCACGCTTCAGCGTCTCCGGCCCGACCGCCGCATTTGTCGTTATTCTCTACCCGGTATCGCAACAATTCGGGCTGGCAGGTCTGCTGGTCGCCACCCTCATGTCCGGGGTGTTCCTGATCCTCTTCGGCCTCGCGCGTTTTGGCCGTCTGATCGAATACATTCCCGTATCGGTCACGTTAGGTTTTACATCAGGGATCGGCATCACCATCGGGACAATGCAGATTAAAGATTTTCTCGGTCTGCAAATGGCCCATGTGCCGGAGCATTACCTACAAAAAGTCGGGGCGCTGGTTATGGCGTTGCCGACCATTAATCCGGGCGATGCCGCTATTGGCGTGGTGACACTCGGTATGCTGATTTTCTGGCCGCGTCTGGGGATTCGTCTGCCGGGCCATCTTCCGGCGCTGCTGGCGGGCTGCGCCGTTATGGCCGTGGTTAATCTGCTGGGTGGCCATGTGGCGACGATTGGTTCACAGTTCCACTATGTGCTGGCCGATGGTTCGCAGGGCAACGGCATTCCTCAGCTGCTGCCGCAGCTGGTGCTGCCGTGGAATCTCCCGGATTCAGATTTCACGCTAAGCTGGGATTCATTGCGGGCGTTATTGCCAGCCGCTTTCTCGATGGCGATGCTGGGGGCGATTGAATCCCTGCTGTGCGCGGTCGTGCTCGACGGCATGACGGGCACCAAACACAAAGCAAACAGCGAACTGATCGGCCAGGGGCTGGGGAATATCGTGGCGCCGTTCTTTGGCGGGATCACCGCGACGGCGGCGATCGCCCGTTCTGCGGCAAACGTGCGCGCAGGCGCGACCTCGCCCATTTCCGCCGTTATCCACGCAATTCTGGTCATCCTCGCCCTCCTCGCGTTGGCTCCCCTGTTGTCATGGCTGCCGCTTTCCGCCATGGCCGCGCTGCTGCTGATGGTTGCGTGGAACATGAGTGAAGCCCACAAGGTGGTCGATTTACTGCGACATGCGCCCAAAGATGACATCATCGTGATGATGATGTGTATGTCGCTGACGGTGCTCTTCGATATGGTGATTGCGATCAGCGTCGGGATTGTCCTGGCTTCCCTGCTGTTTATGCGCCGTATTGCCCGTATGACGCGCCTCGCGGCGGTAAACATCACGGTTCCCGATGATGTGCTGGTATTACGCGTTATCGGGCCGCTCTTTTTCGCCGCCGCGGAAGGGTTATTTACCGACCTCGAATCACGCATTGAGGGTAAACGCATTGTGGTGCTGAAGTGGGACGCCGTTCCGGTACTGGATGCCGGTGGTCTGGACGCCTTCCAGCGCTTTGTGAAGCGTTTGCCGGAAGGTTGTGAACTGCGCGTCAGTAACGTGGAATTCCAGCCGCTGCGTACCATGGCCCGCGCCGGTATCAAACCCATTCCGGGTCGTCTGGCATTCTTCCCGAACAAAGATGCCGCGCTGGCGGATATCTAA
- the prmC gene encoding peptide chain release factor N(5)-glutamine methyltransferase: protein MDYQHWLREAISRLQESESPRRDAEILLGHVTGKARTFILAFGETALTDTQREQLAQLLARRQRGEPVAHLTGIREFWSLPLFVSPATLIPRPDTECLVEQALARLPDSPCRILDLGTGTGAIALALATERPDCEVTAVDRMPDAVALAGRNAQHLAIHNVRILQSDWFAALPGQQFDMIVSNPPYIDAHDPHLAQGDVRFEPLSALVADDNGMADITHIIAQARHALAPGGYLLLEHGWQQGVAVRTALAQAGYVQVETCRDYGDNERITLGRIAP from the coding sequence ATGGATTACCAGCACTGGTTGCGTGAGGCGATAAGCCGCTTACAGGAGAGTGAAAGCCCCCGACGTGATGCCGAGATTTTGCTGGGCCACGTTACCGGTAAGGCGCGCACCTTTATTCTGGCATTTGGCGAAACGGCGCTGACCGACACGCAGCGTGAGCAACTGGCGCAGTTGCTGGCGCGTCGTCAGCGCGGCGAACCGGTCGCACACCTGACTGGCATACGCGAGTTCTGGTCACTGCCGCTGTTTGTCTCGCCCGCCACGCTGATTCCGCGCCCGGACACCGAATGTCTGGTCGAACAGGCGCTGGCACGTCTGCCTGATTCGCCGTGTCGGATTCTCGACCTCGGCACCGGAACCGGCGCGATTGCGCTGGCGCTGGCGACAGAGCGACCGGACTGCGAGGTCACGGCGGTAGACCGTATGCCGGACGCCGTGGCGCTGGCTGGCCGTAATGCGCAACATCTGGCGATTCACAATGTTCGCATACTGCAAAGCGACTGGTTCGCGGCGTTGCCGGGGCAGCAATTTGACATGATCGTCAGCAACCCTCCATATATTGATGCGCATGACCCCCATCTCGCACAGGGCGATGTGCGTTTTGAACCGCTGTCGGCGCTGGTCGCAGACGATAACGGCATGGCGGATATCACGCACATTATCGCGCAGGCGCGCCATGCGCTGGCGCCGGGGGGGTATCTGTTGCTGGAGCACGGCTGGCAGCAAGGAGTGGCGGTCAGAACCGCGTTGGCGCAGGCAGGGTACGTTCAGGTTGAGACCTGCCGTGATTATGGCGACAACGAACGAATCACGCTTGGGCGGATCGCGCCATGA
- the ispE gene encoding 4-(cytidine 5'-diphospho)-2-C-methyl-D-erythritol kinase produces MMTHWPSPAKLNLFLYITGQRADGYHTLQTLFQFLDYGDTIGITPRGDGEIHLLTPVEGVENDDNLIVRAARLLMKTASAHGRLPAGSGADISIEKRLPMGGGLGGGSSNAATVLVALNHLWQCGLSVDELAETGLTLGADVPVFVRGHAAFAEGVGEILTPVDPPEKWYLVAHPGVSIPTPVIFKDPELPRNTPKRSIETLLKCEFGNDCEVIARKRFREVDAALSWLLEYAPSRLTGTGACVFAEFDTESAARQVLKQAPEWLNAFVAKGVNLSPLQKAML; encoded by the coding sequence ATGATGACCCACTGGCCATCTCCGGCAAAACTGAATCTGTTTTTATACATCACCGGACAGCGTGCGGACGGTTATCACACATTGCAAACGCTGTTCCAGTTTCTTGATTACGGCGACACGATCGGCATTACGCCACGCGGCGACGGCGAAATTCATCTTTTGACGCCTGTCGAGGGCGTCGAAAATGACGACAATCTGATCGTCCGCGCGGCGCGGTTGCTGATGAAGACAGCGTCCGCCCACGGGCGTTTGCCCGCAGGCAGCGGCGCGGATATCAGCATCGAGAAACGTTTGCCCATGGGCGGCGGTCTGGGTGGCGGCTCGTCCAATGCGGCGACCGTTCTGGTGGCGCTGAATCATCTCTGGCAGTGCGGATTATCGGTCGATGAACTGGCGGAAACAGGCTTAACGCTGGGCGCGGACGTCCCGGTGTTTGTCCGTGGACATGCGGCCTTCGCCGAGGGCGTGGGTGAAATCCTGACGCCGGTAGACCCGCCGGAGAAGTGGTATCTGGTGGCCCACCCTGGGGTAAGCATCCCCACGCCGGTTATTTTCAAGGACCCCGAATTACCGCGCAACACGCCAAAAAGGTCAATAGAAACGTTATTAAAATGTGAATTCGGCAATGATTGCGAGGTTATCGCAAGAAAACGTTTTCGCGAGGTTGATGCGGCGCTTTCCTGGCTGTTAGAATACGCGCCGTCGCGCCTGACTGGTACAGGGGCCTGTGTCTTTGCTGAATTCGATACAGAATCCGCTGCTCGTCAGGTGCTTAAGCAAGCCCCGGAATGGCTCAATGCGTTTGTGGCGAAGGGTGTCAACCTCTCTCCATTGCAAAAAGCCATGCTTTAA
- the prfA gene encoding peptide chain release factor 1, whose amino-acid sequence MKPSIVAKLEALHERHEEVQALLGDAGTIADQERFRALSREYAQLSDVSRCFTDWQQVQDDIETAQMMLDDPEMREMAQDELREAKEKGEQLEQQLQVLLLPKDPDDERNAFLEVRAGTGGDEAALFAGDLFRMYSRYAEARRWRVEIMSASEGEHGGYKEIIAKISGDGVYGRLKFESGGHRVQRVPATESQGRIHTSACTVAVMPELPEAELPDINPADLRIDTFRSSGAGGQHVNTTDSAIRITHLPTGIVVECQDERSQHKNKAKALSVLGARIHAAETAKRQQAEASTRRNLLGSGDRSDRNRTYNFPQGRVTDHRINLTLYRLDEAMEGKLDMLIEPIVQEHQADQLAALSEQE is encoded by the coding sequence ATGAAGCCTTCTATCGTTGCCAAACTGGAAGCCCTGCACGAACGCCATGAAGAAGTTCAGGCGCTGTTGGGTGATGCGGGAACCATCGCAGACCAGGAACGCTTTCGCGCGCTGTCGCGTGAGTATGCGCAATTAAGCGATGTTTCTCGCTGTTTTACGGACTGGCAACAGGTTCAGGATGATATCGAAACGGCACAGATGATGCTCGACGATCCTGAAATGCGCGAGATGGCGCAGGATGAACTGCGCGAAGCCAAAGAAAAAGGTGAACAACTGGAGCAACAGTTGCAGGTTCTGCTGCTGCCAAAAGATCCCGATGACGAACGTAACGCTTTCCTCGAAGTGCGCGCCGGAACGGGCGGCGATGAAGCCGCGCTGTTCGCAGGCGATCTGTTCCGCATGTACAGCCGTTACGCGGAAGCGCGTCGCTGGCGGGTAGAGATCATGAGCGCCAGTGAAGGCGAGCATGGCGGCTATAAAGAGATCATCGCCAAAATCAGCGGCGATGGCGTTTACGGGCGACTCAAGTTTGAGTCCGGCGGCCATCGCGTTCAGCGCGTCCCGGCGACCGAATCGCAGGGGCGTATCCACACGTCCGCCTGTACCGTCGCCGTTATGCCGGAACTGCCGGAGGCCGAACTGCCGGATATTAACCCGGCTGATTTACGTATCGACACCTTCCGCTCTTCGGGCGCGGGCGGTCAGCACGTTAACACCACCGACTCTGCAATTCGTATTACGCACTTACCGACCGGTATCGTGGTGGAGTGCCAGGACGAACGTTCACAGCATAAAAACAAAGCGAAGGCGCTGTCGGTGCTTGGGGCGCGCATCCACGCCGCAGAAACGGCGAAGCGTCAGCAGGCTGAAGCCTCAACCCGGCGTAACCTGTTAGGCAGCGGCGACCGCAGCGATCGCAACCGTACCTATAACTTCCCGCAGGGTCGCGTGACGGATCATCGTATTAACCTGACCCTCTACCGTCTGGATGAGGCGATGGAGGGGAAACTGGACATGCTCATTGAGCCGATTGTTCAGGAACACCAGGCCGACCAACTGGCGGCGTTGTCCGAGCAGGAATAA
- the hemA gene encoding glutamyl-tRNA reductase, which translates to MTLLALGINHKTAPVSLRERVTFSPDTLDQALDSLLAQPMVQGGVVLSTCNRTELYLSVEEQDNLQEALIRWLCDYHNLNEDDLRNSLYWHQDNDAVSHLMRVASGLDSLVLGEPQILGQVKKAFADSQKGHLHASALERMFQKSFSVAKRVRTETDIGASAVSVAFAACTLARQIFESLSTVTVLLVGAGETIELVARHLREHKVQKMIIANRTRERAQVLADEVGAEVISLSDIDERLREADIIISSTASPLPIIGKGMVERALKSRRNQPMLLVDIAVPRDVEPEVGKLANAYLYSVDDLQSIISHNLAQRKAAAVEAETIVAQEASEFMAWLRSQSASETIREYRSQSEHVRDELTVKALAALEQGGDAQAILQDLAWKLTNRLIHAPTKSLQQAARDGDDERLNILRDSLGLE; encoded by the coding sequence ATGACCCTTTTAGCGCTCGGTATTAACCATAAAACGGCACCTGTATCGCTGCGAGAACGCGTAACGTTTTCGCCAGATACGCTCGATCAGGCGTTGGACAGCCTGCTTGCGCAGCCGATGGTGCAGGGCGGTGTGGTGTTGTCGACGTGCAACCGCACGGAGCTGTATCTCAGCGTTGAAGAACAGGATAACCTGCAAGAGGCGCTGATTCGTTGGTTATGTGATTACCATAATCTCAATGAAGACGACCTGCGCAATAGCCTCTACTGGCACCAGGACAACGACGCCGTCAGCCACCTGATGCGCGTCGCCAGCGGGCTGGACTCGCTGGTGCTGGGCGAACCGCAAATTCTCGGTCAGGTGAAAAAAGCGTTTGCGGATTCGCAAAAAGGCCATCTGCATGCCAGCGCGCTGGAACGCATGTTCCAGAAATCGTTTTCCGTCGCCAAACGCGTACGCACCGAAACAGACATCGGCGCCAGCGCCGTGTCCGTTGCTTTTGCTGCCTGTACGCTGGCGCGTCAAATTTTCGAATCCCTCTCCACGGTGACGGTGTTGCTGGTCGGGGCGGGTGAAACCATTGAACTGGTCGCGCGCCATCTGCGTGAACATAAAGTACAAAAAATGATCATCGCCAACCGCACCCGCGAACGCGCGCAAGTGCTGGCAGATGAAGTGGGAGCTGAGGTTATTTCGTTGAGCGACATCGACGAACGTCTGCGGGAAGCCGATATTATTATCAGCTCAACCGCCAGTCCGCTGCCGATTATCGGCAAAGGGATGGTGGAGCGCGCATTAAAAAGCCGTCGTAACCAGCCGATGCTGTTGGTGGACATTGCCGTGCCGCGCGACGTGGAGCCGGAAGTCGGTAAACTGGCGAATGCCTATCTGTACAGCGTTGATGACCTGCAAAGCATCATTTCGCATAACCTGGCGCAGCGTAAAGCGGCGGCAGTGGAGGCCGAAACGATTGTCGCGCAGGAAGCCAGCGAATTTATGGCTTGGCTGCGCTCGCAAAGCGCCAGCGAGACCATCCGCGAATACCGTAGTCAATCAGAGCACGTACGCGATGAACTGACAGTTAAAGCGTTGGCAGCCCTTGAACAGGGCGGCGACGCGCAAGCCATTTTGCAGGATCTGGCATGGAAACTGACCAACCGCCTGATCCATGCGCCAACTAAATCTCTTCAACAGGCCGCCCGTGACGGGGATGACGAACGCCTGAATATTCTGCGCGACAGCCTCGGGCTGGAGTAG
- the sirB1 gene encoding invasion regulator SirB1 gives MRSLADFEFNKAPLCDGMILASESIRLDFPTQAVYDELERLASLAHEEISQLLSQDEQLEKLLALFYGEWGFRDTHGVYRLSDALWLDQVLKNRQGSAVSLGAILLWLAHRLGLPLVPVIFPTQLILRIESLEGEMWLINPFNGETLDEHTLEVWLKGNISPVAELFNEDLDEADNAEVIRKLLDTLKSSLMEERQMELALRASEALLQFNPEDPYEIRDRGLIYAQLECEHVALTDLSYFVEQCPEDPISEMIRAQINTIAHKQIVLH, from the coding sequence ATGAGGTCGTTAGCTGATTTCGAATTTAATAAAGCGCCACTGTGCGATGGGATGATCCTGGCATCGGAATCGATCCGCCTGGATTTTCCGACGCAAGCGGTCTATGACGAACTGGAACGTCTGGCCAGTCTGGCGCATGAAGAAATTAGCCAGCTCCTGTCTCAGGATGAGCAACTGGAAAAATTGCTGGCACTTTTTTATGGCGAGTGGGGGTTCAGAGATACCCACGGCGTCTACCGTCTTTCTGATGCATTGTGGCTCGATCAGGTTCTGAAAAACCGCCAGGGGAGCGCGGTATCGTTAGGCGCAATCTTATTGTGGCTGGCTCACCGGCTGGGTCTCCCATTGGTGCCGGTCATTTTCCCGACCCAGTTGATTCTGCGTATTGAATCGCTGGAGGGGGAAATGTGGCTGATCAACCCATTTAACGGCGAAACGCTCGATGAGCATACGCTGGAAGTCTGGCTGAAGGGCAATATTAGCCCGGTCGCTGAACTGTTTAACGAAGATCTGGATGAGGCGGATAACGCTGAGGTCATTCGCAAATTGCTGGATACGCTGAAATCTTCCTTGATGGAAGAGCGGCAAATGGAACTGGCGTTGCGCGCCAGCGAAGCGTTACTGCAATTTAACCCGGAAGACCCTTACGAGATCCGCGACCGGGGGCTGATTTATGCGCAACTGGAGTGTGAACATGTTGCGTTGACGGATTTAAGTTATTTTGTTGAACAGTGTCCAGAAGACCCGATCAGCGAAATGATTCGTGCGCAGATTAATACCATTGCGCACAAGCAAATTGTTTTGCATTAA
- the sirB2 gene encoding invasion regulator SirB2: MNTFTLLLGIHLTSVTLSVSLFVLRFWWRYTRHALASARWTRVVPPIIDTVLLLSGAGLIIKTHILPFTEQGTWLTEKLFGVIIYIVLGFIALDYRQARSQQARVIAFPLALVVLYIIIKLATTKIPLLG; the protein is encoded by the coding sequence ATGAATACATTTACGCTGCTGCTGGGCATCCATCTGACCAGCGTTACGCTTTCCGTTAGCCTGTTCGTGCTGCGTTTCTGGTGGCGCTATACCCGCCATGCGCTGGCATCCGCACGCTGGACGCGGGTTGTCCCGCCGATTATTGACACCGTTTTGCTGCTTAGCGGAGCGGGATTGATCATAAAAACGCACATCCTGCCATTCACCGAACAGGGGACATGGCTGACTGAGAAGTTGTTTGGCGTTATCATCTACATCGTTTTGGGTTTTATTGCGCTTGATTATCGTCAGGCGCGCAGTCAGCAGGCGCGCGTTATCGCCTTCCCGCTGGCGCTGGTGGTGCTGTACATCATCATTAAACTCGCCACCACAAAAATACCGTTACTGGGGTAA